The Humulus lupulus chromosome 3, drHumLupu1.1, whole genome shotgun sequence genome window below encodes:
- the LOC133821991 gene encoding transcription factor ORG3-like — protein MLALSPPLFSNMYTMRGSLEDQNNNFLLRDMIEDIGSEHSSSPLLFLNFPTPPVPSDHYQFEIDPSTTPSTATINSDLRMVKKLNHNASERDRRKKINDLYSSLRALLPVSDQTKKLSIPATVSRVVKYVPLLQEEMEELVRKREELLSRINSRQQGNTNTFQKVDKIKYTAPNSLSSISATQLNEKEIAVQISTYKLNNNNNKQLSQMLHNFQSDGFSLLHASSFESSRGRVFHNLHLQVVVDS, from the exons ATGCTAGCGTTATCTCCTCCTCTGTTTTCAAACATGTACACCATGAGAGGGTCCTTAGAGGATCAGAATAATAACTTTTTATTGAGAGACATGATAGAAGACATTGGTTCAGAACACTCATCATCACCACTATTATTTCTTAATTTCCCCACTCCACCAGTACCGTCCGATCATTATCAATTTGAGATTGATCCCTCCACCACGCCATCCACTGCAACCATTAACAGTGATCTGCGCATGGTCAAGAAGCTCAACCACAATGCTAGTGAGCGCGATCGTCGAAAGAAGATTAACGATTTGTATTCCTCTCTCCGTGCCCTACTTCCAGTTTCAGATCAAACA AAAAAGTTGAGTATTCCAGCTACAGTATCTCGTGTGGTGAAGTACGTACCACTGCTACAAGAAGAAATGGAGGAACTAGTTCGGAAAAGGGAAGAGCTTTTGTCAAGGATTAATTCGAGGCAGCAAGGGAATACTAATACTTTCCAAAAAGTAGACAAAATAAAATACACGGCTCCAAACTCATTATCTTCAATTTCAGCAACTCAACTCAATGAGAAAGAAATTGCAGTTCAAATATCCACATATAaactcaacaacaacaacaacaaacaaTTATCTCAAATGTTGCATAATTTTCAGAGTGATGGCTTTTCATTATTACATGCTTCATCATTTGAGTCTTCTAGAGGGAGGGTCTTCCATAATTTACATCTTCAg GTGGTAGTAGACTCTTAG
- the LOC133823595 gene encoding uncharacterized protein At2g29880-like — protein METSKGRGPGQNKRFWSEDEDKHFVEALMELNNEGKFKAEGNFRLGHLRALEMKLKERMPACDIQAKPHIESRMKTLKTHFQVVHEMLTGPFCSGFGWDNDRKTVTAEKSVWEAYLQSHKEAAPFKIKSFPWYDDLCMIFGKDRATGKNAETAADVVEELQTEEENTTLGEDDFNYANNVDEVPSISVSDATRGAQSHTQSDGSSKKKRKTVNHEELSDALTQSACIIAREIEKASIRLSKAIGEDMNEKHMQLGKELERTTTLTTAQCHKVARMIMQDNALVSYFFSVPDNEKDEWVTLLLDGSL, from the exons ATGGAGACTTCAAAAGGAAGAGGTCCAGGacaaaataaaagattttggaGCGAAGATGAAGACAAACACTTTGTTGAAGCACTTATGGAACTGAATAATGAAGGGAAGTTTAAAGCTGAAGGAAATTTCAGGCTCGGTCATCTTAGAGCTCTTGAGATGAAATTAAAGGAGCGGATGCCTGCATGTGATATACAAGCTAAGCCACACATTGAGTCTAGAATGAAGACTTTGAAGACTCATTTTCAAGTGGTTCATGAAATGTTGACTGGACCATTTTGTAGCGGATTTGGGTGGGACAACGACAGAAAAACTGTTACTGCAGAAAAGTCAGTGTGGGAAGCATATTTGCAG AGTCACAAAGAAGCAGCCCCCTTCAAGATCAAGTCATTCCCTTGGTATGATGACTTATGTATGATTTTTGGCAAGGATCGTGCAACTGGAAAAAATGCAGAGACTGCAGCAGATGTTGTTGAAGAACTTCAAACTGAAGAAGAAAACACTACTCTTGGAGAAGATGATTTCAACTATGCTAACAATGTGGATGAAGTGCCATCTATATCTGTTTCAGATGCAACAAGAGGTGCTCAATCTCACACTCAATCAGATGGGtcttcaaagaagaaaaggaaaactgTAAATCATGAAGAACTTTCAGATGCACTCACACAATCAGCTTGTATTATCGCAAGAGAAATTGAAAAAGCTTCTATTCGTTTGAGTAAAGCTATTGGTGAAGACATGAATGAAAAGCATATGCAACTTGGGAAAGAGTTAGAAAGGACCACTACACTTACCACAGCTCAATGTCATAAGGTAGCTCGCATGATTATGCAAGATAATGCTCTGGTTTCTTACTTTTTCAGTGTCCCAGATAATGAGAAGGATGAATGGGTGACACTTCTTCTTGATGGCTCTCTCTAA
- the LOC133823596 gene encoding uncharacterized protein LOC133823596 — protein sequence MEGSAADGRVLRDAIRRTNGLCVPNGHNYLVDGEYTNCKGFLAPYRGQRYHLNQWEDGNPPINPQEFFNMKHSSARNVIERCFGAIKNRWAILRSPSFYPIKTQNRIILACCLLHKFIRREMPTDNIDMHPENESDSGDEEDSMDADGSIRSIEASEGWTTFRNHLALEMYNEWR from the exons ATGGAAGGCTCTGCAGCAGATGGTAGAGTTTTACGTGATGCCATACGTAGAACAAATGGTTTGTGTGTTCCAAATG gtcATAATTACCTTGTAGATGGTGAATATACTAATTGTAAGGGATTTCTTGCTCCATATCGAGGCCAACGCTATCACCTCAACCAATGGGAAGATGGGAATCCTCCCATAAATCCACAAGAGTTTTTTAATATGAAGCACTCATCTGCTAGGAATGTCATTGAGAGATGTTTTGGTGCAATTAAGAATCGATGGGCAATTCTTAGGAGTCCATCATTCTATCCAATAAAGACTCAAAACCGAATCATTTTAGCATGTTGCTTGCTTCACAAGTTTATTAGGAGAGAAATGCCTACTGATAATATTGATATGCATCCAGAGAATGAGAGTGATAGTGGAGACGAAGAAGATAGCATGGATGCTGATGGATCCATAAGAAGTATTGAAGCTTCTGAAGGGTGGACAACATTTAGAAATCATTTAGCACTTGAGATGTATAACGAATGGAGATAA